The sequence CAACTTAGACTTCATAACTTCATCACCCCTTACCTCATACACCACCCTTTACAGTATAACCACAAATAATTCAATGAGTTAATTTATATTAGGGTCTGTTTGGGGGCCCAATATCCTATGTGGGAAGATGATATACCCCCTATATCACTGTTTAGCCCACTGATATACCATCTCCCCTTTTCACTTCTTTCAACATGTGCACAGTAACCCTCATTTAACAATTCTCTCAACTTCTCCACCCCCTTTCATATGTCTCCTCCCTTTTCATACCCGATCGTCACTCTCTCCTCCTTTTCTATGGCCCActtacatttttatttctttattcttttcttgagtttatttcattatacttcgagtgtaatttttttttcagtaTATCTATTTTATTAAGAAACCATGGTATTTCAATCTAGTTCCATGCACCCATTTTTTACCTTCAATTTACATACATCATTTTTCCTCCAATATCCTATGATAgagtatattaataatttattatctatCAATTATGTCattcaagttttcatttttatttccttaGTATATCAATTATTTATCTGTATAATGTCAATTAAGAAAATCACAATATTTTGGATTAAATCTTTGTACACaatttctcaaaaataaaaaaaataaaaaaaatctcttcatATACAACATTTATATTCAAAATCTACTATTCAAAAGCCCACTATTAAACGTCAATAAAAAACTCATCCGTGAATATATATATGAGAAAAGTCTCAACAGAATTCCTAAAATCAAATAGAAGCAAAACTTTTTTCTAAACGTCTCACTAAAATATTTAACTGATCTCTCATAACTCTTTAGTTCTcgatagtttttaaaacttaaagttataaatactactttcactcgtttatttttattttattttttatttgtcttacttttgaagactcttttcaaaattcaagtcaTGATtgaaacttatatatatatatatatatagatttaaagtggaaaagggttttaaaaaaaagttggtaCATCCATCCCTGACTtagaattaaatttcatttatttttaaatgttggtaTTTCGTTGACTATTTAtgattaatcttaaattttgattcagtttttttttacaacaatgataaagaattatttaaaagacaataattgaatataaaaaatgaattgatacaataattgaattataagttttttttttttaaaaaaaaaaaatagtattcatacaagaaaattattttagagtACAAAAAACTGAACTAAATATCACTAACATATGAACTTTGCacacacagacatatgaactcaggcataacaactctgcacacccaaacacagacatatgaactcagataACACAACTCTGCACCCAAAACATAGACATCAGAACTTTCTAGACATCAGAACTCCAGACAACTTATATCATCTTAGTGCCCGAAACAACCCCTTAATGTTTAACTAATATTAGAATAAAATTatgatataaaaaatttaataaatttaaactaaatcaaaattaatgttAGAAACTAAGAATGTAATCTAAGCTTAAGCCAAATCGAGCATAATTCAACTAGCATATAGATGTATTTGCAATCAAGAGATCTGTAGTTCAAATTTCTCTTTCCTTATTGTACTGGAAAAAAACCCGATTATTGTAAGGAGTTAAATTATTAAAGAAATGAGttattgtttcttttaaaaatactttatagtttagggatattttcaaatataggaaactGAGCCAACTTATTTACCAATGTAACAAAATGTCAACCAGTGATGGTATGATTAGACATGATAGACAACTATCTAATATTTCTAGCAGTTTTGCCACTTTAAATAATTACTCTATAGTTTACGTTATTGTAAAATTATTTGTATCTCatagaaatttttttcttttcgcaTGTGTAATTTTAACTTTGAAGCTTGTGTATATTCAGTCtcaatatatctaaatttgtaaatttgcCGCCATAGCATACATTATCACTCTCAGGGGCTGTTTAGATAAGATTTTGTAGATATCTGATAATAAAGGATGTGGAAATAGAATATCTGGGGGTAAGATGTCTGAGAATCAAATATTGTATTTGGTTATTTATGAGAATGTAAATAGGATATCAAAGAATGTATTATACTTTTTTatacaattataaaatataaaagtaataaaaaaataattttaatactCACTTTtcgtttgttaatttattttattacattaaatcattaaatcaattttaaaaccattaaaatttaactaaatttaccCACTCAACTTccagtttaatatatttattatcaattaatttttttattacacatttatattatcaatttttatttaaaaaatattggtaattaacttaaatatctattttttttctatagttctgttaattgaagagttaattaactaattgtttaatgtcattattaattatttttaattaatatatatataagaagctaatataaattaattgattttaagtCATCAAgcaatgttttaattttaaaaaataactatgatTATAGATTAAAACTAGAAGTACAAGTGTATAAGattgtttaattgaaaaaaattaacttattttattattaattaattaattcataattttttaaagattaattatcaattttaattaataataattatgatgttaatatatattatcaataaaaggaATTTAAGCAAATATAATTATGggtattcatatatttttaaaaaagattatagtttttcatattaattcataataatagaataaattattatattagcattattattaataaaattaattatatatgtcaattataaatttaatttaaatatatttataaaaattagataaattaactaatatcaacaaataagaaaaacaaataaaatgaaaagccATTGAAAATGGAGAAAACCCATCTATTTAAGTTGTTATGAAAAACCTCAATGGATGAGAATATAAAATGACTTCGAATAAGATATTCTCAttcccaaaattaaaaatttgtacCAAACATGGTGGTAAAATATCATTTCTCATTCCCTCCTCTTATTCCCATAACCAAACAGGTCATCAATTCATTACCATAAAAGTAAAGTATCGTGAAATGTGACGGTGTATTTGCTTGAACATacaacattttttattatttttttcttttttaaaataccattttgacctctatattttgaagttttcagtctatgtactttcaaatgtccaattttaatcatatactttcgaaaaatcttaaatttagtttctactgcttgttaattattgattttttaaaaaagaaatgttaTCTATGCACAACTTCACTAAAAGTTGTAAAACCATATTCACAATTCATTTAATGCATGgaaaattattattagtatttagtcaatttcaataaaaattgactttgagagactaaatttaagatttattaaaagttttcCTATCTCTCTCAACCCTATCACTAAAAATTTGAAAGGTCCGGAGTCTTTCCCAGCAAAATATTCCCGGTAGAAGTTTTATACATATCTTCTAGtatcatttttatttgattatatCCTATGAACCCATCTAACAATTCATACTTCGTTTTAggactaaaattagacatttgaaattatagaccaaaattaataaactttaatatacAGGAACTAAAACGATATTTtaacctttttctttctttttttaatttaacaacgTGTGAAGTTAAAGAGATTCAAATTTCTAGCCTCTTGATCGAGGTTAGACTATAACTCAAACTGACATTTATTTGATTGTATTTAAACATTACAAATGATCCAACAATTACATAAAGTCATAGACCTCCAAGAATGATTTTAAATGTGGATCAAAATTTTGAACCTAAGAATATCATTTATTTCTATCTACATTAACAATCTTCATCATTGTGTTTAGCATAAATTCCACCCTTGGTTGCAAGGCAGCCTCAACAGAAAGTTTCCTGATGATATCACTATCAGGCCACAGTTCTCTTGACCAAAGAAATCCCTTCAGGATTCCCACCAATTTCTTCAAAAACTATCAATAAGTTGCCGTTTGGGCTTAACCAATCACGAGGAATGTGATACCTGAGATTTTGAAACGTTATCAATGGTGATAACCAGACAAAAACTTATAAGGTCATGTttggaaatgattttaaaatggtcAAAATCACTCTAAAACTCATTTAGAATCAATTTTGACGATGTGAAAATTGTAGGTAAAAGTCTAAAAGTAAAccttaaattgattttaaatgattgaaaacatgttttagagtgattttgtacctaacaaaagtgattttaacaatttaaaaaattattcccACACATACTAAATCAGTGTGCAACAGTAACTAACCATTTTTGAGACGGTCCACCACAGTTCCACAAACATTTTTTCTCAGTAAAGAATCCAGTATAACTGCATTTGTTACAGTTACCACTTGCAATGTATGCAGGAAAATAGCGCCCAATGCTCCGACCGTTAACCCATATTTGACCTTTACTCATGCTGCTCATATCTAAAGCTAACGGTTCATTGCCAGCCGGAGTATTGAAAGTGGTCTGCAGATTCGATACGTCAAGGAAGTGTTTGTTATGTTATAATCtgaaaagttttatcaccataGAAAAAGATGTAGAAATTTATGTTAATTTGAACTTCTCTCACCTTGTACCATGTAAGGGGTTGTTTTTGAACCAACCATGAGCCTTTTGTCCATTGCACAGAATTACTTCCTTTAACAGAATGAAGATTCAAGATTTCTCCTTCCAAGCCAACCTGCACAGAAACATTAAGGATTACTACTACTGTTTTTCCAGCACATAGAACAAATCGTACGTAAAAGCTGAAGGTACATCGATTTGATAATGTACCTTGTAAGACCATTTATATTTTGACATGTCTCGAGTGCCCTCGTTTAGACCCTTCAATGTGACAGGGCCTAAAACGCCAGCATTCCGAGTATCATAATGCAGGCCAACATTCTAACATCAAACAAATAGGAAGGTAAGTTGATTTTATAATCAATAATAAGAAATAtagaaacaaaaaaactaaCCGGAAGACCGACAGTAACACTCAGCATGGAAAGCTTGTTAACTCCTTGCTTTAGATTAACGTATTTACTGAAAGTTATTCTGGGATCCTCCAAACTCCCATATACAGTTCCTACATTCAGAAAATAATAACGCTACGCTCTTagaatcatttagctaatgcttGGAAGATCTTTAAGCTAAAAATGCGTGTGTTTAAAACGTACCAGATAGTTGGTCATTTATGAAGACATGCAAAACATGGCCTGCTGAATTGACAGTGAGAAGTGGCCATTGTCCGCTCTTTAGAAAGCCTTCATTCGAATCGATCCTTATACTGAGAAAGGTAAACATGAGACAGTAAGatattattgattttgttttcaaCATTTTATGCTCAAAAGATGATGAAGCTGCATTAAGTATGGAGTTCTTACTCTGTCATGTACCACAAATAATCAGTTGTATCCCAGGTGACACTTACTTGCTCCACTAACCCATCCTTAGTTGTCGTATCATTCGCATAACCAGAGGCAGTTTCTTCTTTGTACGAAAGCCACCAAAACGAACTAATTGGCGTCATTTTTGCCTGATAACTTCTAACCCCAATCTGCAAAGATCCCTTGCATTAAACTTCATACTTCCAACATAGAAAAGATATCCAAATAATGCCACTTTggcttttcaagagtttcaaaagttccaaaagcctatattttatcattttgatTCTTTAAACAGCTTTTTCAGAGGCAATGCTTAATTCTCAACAACCGTATAAGCATAAGAAGGTTTGGAATAAATGATTTTGGATCTTGTCTTACTCTTGCAGTGTTGAAAGTTACAGTTTTGCAGTCAGGAAGGATGCTGATGGACCAAGGTGGTAGATCGTATGGGTGATTCCAAAAGTTTACCCTTACAAAAGCTGATGTATCATAATTTGCTAGAAACGCAGCACATGCCCCTGAACTTGACTTGAAGACACGAGCCTTCAATAGTCATAggaaaaaatcaaattagacAGTCTTTGAAAGAAAAATGCAATTGTTCATAGATATTCTTTCATCAGCTACCTCTTGATTTTTTCCAAGCCATGTACTTGTAGGATCTACCGATACTAAAGCAGGTTCGCTTTGCTTGATGGCTTTGTGCAAATCTCTCAGATGTCCCCATTTCGGTTCCCTTAATAGGCCTGTCAAATCCAATAAAGATTATCAGAGCAATAGAACATCTAATAACCTAATTTTGGGAGCTACTATTTCAGTATTTCTCAAGCATACCATATTCATCGATTGGAGCATCAAAGTCATAGCTAGTGGCGATGAAAATACCGGATGTTCGGCCAAAGTTAGTTCCTCCATGGTACTGGCATGTGAGAGAATTTTGACAGAGTTAAGGATGTGATATAATTTCCATTGATCAGCCAACCTTTACTGAATACTCAATAGCTCATTACCATATAATAATTGACGAGAGAACCACCATTCTGTATGAATCTTGCAACTGAAAAGGCCACGTCCTCAGGTGGCCTGTAAGGAGTTGGACCACCAAATGCAGTGTACCTTGAATATTACAGAAATGAGAAGAATGTCAATTCTAAAGGACCTATGACATGTAAGTGATCTAATCCCTCAAAAGTCAATTTCTTTTTTGTACAGAGGATAAGTCACTTACCAACCGCTCCAGTTTTCTGTCCATAATTTGGGTTTATAAATCTGGTTTGGTTTGAAATTTTCGCAGTAAAACCCATTGCAGGTGTCAATCTGAAGTAGAATCACCATGAAGATAAAAGTTTTAAGAGAGGAGAATATAGAAGATGACAAAGAAAGGCTCTACAAGATTCAAGAATCTACTGGTTTAgttcattaaaaatatatatatacttaaaaGGAAGACAATCAAAGCTGTATGCTCAAGAATCTATAGGATTTTAACTGATCTAGAAACAAAGACAAAACTTCAGAGAAATCCCAGAAAGAACAGAAATAGGGGGAAAAAAGGAAGAGTATTTCATTTTTCACTTTCAAAGGGCTTAAGTCATTGAGAATACAGAAAATGACAAACTCACATAGTGATCAAAATAAGCAAGAGGCTGATATAAAAAAGACAAGCATGGGTCCAAGAGTATAAAGGGAAAATCCACCAGTTGAGgcaaggaaaaagaaaacaagatcaAGTACAGTTAACATTGAAATCCCACAAAGAAATGAGGTTCACATTTCagattaaatgaaaaaaataactcATGAACTCATAAGGGAACAGtaccaaagtttttttttaaactctcTTTCATCCCATCCACAGTTTGAACAAGCCAGACAACCCTAATACATGTTACCCAGCGCAGAGGCATCctcaaaaggaaaataaattcaCAACAGAAAGGGATTAGAATGGTTTACCACAGGGTCAGGGGCATCCTCTTGCTTGCACATCACCCATGGGACTCCAGTATTAAGACCTACTGCCATTTGAGCAGCCCATTTGGTGTAAGCTTTACCTGGGGCACCTATTTCCCATTCCACTGGTCCATATTCATTCTCAATCTGCCACCCAAAACATTGAGACAaacaatgtaaaaaaaaatgtatcactGTTAATTGTTTTTACTGAATGGTCAATTTGCAGGAAACCCAGTTTTGAATCAGAGCAAAGAATCTTGTTCATATGTTTGGAAGTTACCTGAGACAAAATAATGGGTCCTCCCTGGGTGTGATATAACTTCTCCCACTTCATCATATCGACAATCTTATATACAAATTTTTGCATAGCCGCCTtcattaaagaaaattagatccattattaaaattatttgctTCGAGAGAGAAATTGGGGGGTGGGGGGNNNNNNNNNNNTTGGGGGGTGGGGGGGTTGTGGGGAGCATTTTCTAACCTTGAAAGGTTCATTGTCTGTCCTAAAGGCGATGCCAGGAACAAACTTTAGCCAAACAGGAAATCCACTGAATTATTGAAGTTAAAAATAGGGGTGACATCAGAACAGAGAGCCACAGAAAAACAGTTCATATATAGATTCTGGTAATATCCTTTTATTTTACCCATAGTTCCATTCTGCACAGGCATATGGACCAATCCGGAGATGAACATATAAGCCTGCTTGCTGAACCAGCTTTATAAATCTCACCAAATCGTATCTTTCCTCGAAGTAATACTGTAtatttgcaaaataaaatataaaaaaaaatactaaaacaataaatCCCAGaaagcaaaaacaaaaagttttcCCATCATACCTTGCCAGGAGAAGGTTCATGGCCATTCCAGAATACATATGTCTCTATAATATCCAACCCTCCATCTTTGGCCTTCTGTATGAGGTCAGGCCACATCTACAACCACCACAAGAACCCCAGCAAAAGtcttagaaagaaagaaatagaaagCACCTGCGATTCATCTTGGATGTATTCAAACCTGGGGTGTGCTTCTTGGGTAATGAATAGAGCCAGAAATCAAAATTCTTCTCTGGCCATTGATGATGATGGCTTTGTGGTCATAAGTCACAGAGCCTATTGTAGAACAAACCCACATAAGCAAACTAAAAAACAATAGCACAATCTTTGACATTCTGAAAATTTTGCAAGCCAGCCTCTCTGCTCCTCAACAGCAACTTGTTTTGTATCTCGCTCTCATGCAGAGATAAAATACGTTTTCagtgaaagaaaacaaaggcgAGAGCAtggatttcttcttcttcttctttttctttctagtcctctctctctcttgttttataaaaaaattggcAGATAGAGAATGGGAGAAGCAAATGCAAGAACATTGATGGAATGGAGAGTTCTGCAAGTGCAAGGTGCTTTATAagcatttgatgtatgagaaaCAGAGGAAAGGACTATGTCACTGTCTTCTTTTAGAAAACTCCTCTGCCTCTGTCCTATTTTCAAGCCAAACCTTCTGGCATTTTTTTAGGATTAGTTCTATTGGATCTAaagtttcaattaattaaacaagtcttgaattttattcatcatCATTCCATTTTTACTTCACATGAATACATATAAGAGTTGCTTTTTATAAGAATACAGGTAAGagttctaatttttaattttaattttaatttttttttatcatacaTGCATGTGAGTGCCCGTGTGCGACAATGTAGGTTTGTGAACACACTCATGGCTCCTTGAAATAATACAATATGCATATTTAACGAATATCCACCTGGACTTGCGATTTTAGTATGATTTAacataatcaaattttaattcacAGTTTAAAAAgatttgttataaatataaagtcAAATTGTGTTCTGTAATATATTTGAAAGATAATGATAATTTTGGTTCAGTCTAGCATCTCTTCTTCTTTGCtttcttttttcaacttctttttgTTAGATGTTAATGGTACAAGCTTGTTTTAGGTTTTACTgaactattttaaattttttattaattttgataataCTTTAGGATGAATAGATGATAAGGATGTCAAGGAGATAACTTTAGTATTGCTATATTTATCTTAGAATATTTCTTATAACAATtttgtaactatttttttaaaaaataagaatctTGAAAGTGCATTTCACAAAAAGGATAACAACAACCTAAGGTTGGGCAGAGGTTGCCCCCTCCCAAAGGAAGTACTTACATAGGCTTTGCCAATCATATAAATTCTACAATAATATAGGTAGGgtagttaagcttgcaaattataaaattttgtaactaattttaaaaaattaagcttatttacCGATAACTTTTCTCATGTTATAACTTCTAATCTACCTTTCTGCCTAATTTTTTcccctaaaattttaaaattttcaaaattattcataaaaatgaaaaaagaaaaaaaaaaaggaaaagttaCACCAAATATGACTGTCAATAGTCAAGTTAAATTTGTCACGATAAATTCTCTTCTTTAGGTAGTTTTATGATTGTTGTGTTTTGTAACGCCACTTGGTGTAAATGCTcccctttttaaaaaattgtagtCTCTCTACCATAGAAGATCATTGAGGTCTTTTTTGTAATCTACCACCCTATCATTTTATACATTTCATTCACCAATGAAATCTCAACAACTTCCTCCTCAAAAGAAATAGACAAGTGAAATTTTAGAAACCAAAAACTAATCACAAAATcattatttaacaaaaaaacAGATGATttggaaattttgaaaaacacacAAATATTTCTGAATGTGAACTTCAAGAAATAAAGGTAATataagggatttttttttttacttaagtAATAAAATTACTTGATCGGGGAGAAAACAATTCTGCGAAAACAACATGTACTTGACAATACTAAATCAAGAAGCCCTATATTAAGGTACTTCAGTATCCAACACTATCGTGTCAATTTTGcccattaattaattagttactgcatcaaatttattttaacatTCATCGTACAGAAGTCAATTCGCAAACAAGGACATTTCAATGAGAAAATATGCATATGATATAACAAATAAGAGAAATCTACAGAAAGATCCATACCAAGAAGACAAAGGCATACTGGTCCTCCAGTAAGTTCCTTGGCCAGACTCCGGATTTTTCTAGAAGATGTAGCTTCATAGCTGCAAATGATATTCAATGTTGGTTAGAGTGACCATGTATAGGTTCAATGAGAAGATGAAAGTTGGATTTCATCTATTTAAATGACACTAACATGACATCTGGCTCTGCCATAACAGAAAACAATGGAATGTCATTGTGTTAGATTATTGcattaaaaattgatataatcaaacttcaaaCCAAATTTATCAATAATTATTGTAAATTAAGAGCAAAtagacttcattttcaaaaaccaaaaacaaaaaataaaatggttaccaaaggAGCCCTCAATCATTTATCAGAGTTCTTAGCATTGTGTCTAACAGCTCCAAGTTTCTGGTGGAGCGTTTATCTACAATTATGCCTTTGTTAGACCCCCTATTATTAACGCATATAAAATAAGGGGTAGAAAAGGAATTATACCAAGGATAGTGAATGAAAATGGGAATAATCATAAAAGGGGCTTAACCGAATGGAGAGAGGAAAAGAATAATGGGAATGGTGGAAATAACCGTATGGAGAAAGAGGAAGGAAGGGACCACTGAAGCTCTATAAAACCAGAGGAAAAAGGAAGGCAAGGGTATCATCATTTTCAGAAGCTCCAAGGCTGTGGGAGCTTTGAGAGGAGAGATTGTCATCCATCTTGAATAGGCTGGGTACctgtttcttttccttttatttcttttgctgTATATCTCCTAGGTTTACTATGAGGAGATTCTTTAGTATCTCATCTGTTTGTCCACtgttattttttctatttcaataatACGATAATCAGAGCTCTTACTCTATTCTTGTTCTATCCTTGTTGGGTT comes from Benincasa hispida cultivar B227 chromosome 2, ASM972705v1, whole genome shotgun sequence and encodes:
- the LOC120071643 gene encoding beta-galactosidase-like isoform X2, producing the protein MWPDLIQKAKDGGLDIIETYVFWNGHEPSPGKYYFEERYDLVRFIKLVQQAGLYVHLRIGPYACAEWNYGGFPVWLKFVPGIAFRTDNEPFKAAMQKFVYKIVDMMKWEKLYHTQGGPIILSQIENEYGPVEWEIGAPGKAYTKWAAQMAVGLNTGVPWVMCKQEDAPDPVIDTCNGFYCENFKPNQIYKPKLWTENWSGWYTAFGGPTPYRPPEDVAFSVARFIQNGGSLVNYYMYHGGTNFGRTSGIFIATSYDFDAPIDEYGLLREPKWGHLRDLHKAIKQSEPALVSVDPTSTWLGKNQEARVFKSSSGACAAFLANYDTSAFVRVNFWNHPYDLPPWSISILPDCKTVTFNTARIGVRSYQAKMTPISSFWWLSYKEETASGYANDTTTKDGLVEQVSVTWDTTDYLWYMTDIRIDSNEGFLKSGQWPLLTVNSAGHVLHVFINDQLSGTVYGSLEDPRITFSKYVNLKQGVNKLSMLSVTVGLPNVGLHYDTRNAGVLGPVTLKGLNEGTRDMSKYKWSYKVGLEGEILNLHSVKGSNSVQWTKGSWLVQKQPLTWYKTTFNTPAGNEPLALDMSSMSKGQIWVNGRSIGRYFPAYIASGNCNKCSYTGFFTEKKCLWNCGGPSQKWYHIPRDWLSPNGNLLIVFEEIGGNPEGISLVKRTVA
- the LOC120071643 gene encoding beta-galactosidase-like isoform X1; the encoded protein is MSKIVLLFFSLLMWVCSTIGSVTYDHKAIIINGQRRILISGSIHYPRSTPQMWPDLIQKAKDGGLDIIETYVFWNGHEPSPGKYYFEERYDLVRFIKLVQQAGLYVHLRIGPYACAEWNYGGFPVWLKFVPGIAFRTDNEPFKAAMQKFVYKIVDMMKWEKLYHTQGGPIILSQIENEYGPVEWEIGAPGKAYTKWAAQMAVGLNTGVPWVMCKQEDAPDPVIDTCNGFYCENFKPNQIYKPKLWTENWSGWYTAFGGPTPYRPPEDVAFSVARFIQNGGSLVNYYMYHGGTNFGRTSGIFIATSYDFDAPIDEYGLLREPKWGHLRDLHKAIKQSEPALVSVDPTSTWLGKNQEARVFKSSSGACAAFLANYDTSAFVRVNFWNHPYDLPPWSISILPDCKTVTFNTARIGVRSYQAKMTPISSFWWLSYKEETASGYANDTTTKDGLVEQVSVTWDTTDYLWYMTDIRIDSNEGFLKSGQWPLLTVNSAGHVLHVFINDQLSGTVYGSLEDPRITFSKYVNLKQGVNKLSMLSVTVGLPNVGLHYDTRNAGVLGPVTLKGLNEGTRDMSKYKWSYKVGLEGEILNLHSVKGSNSVQWTKGSWLVQKQPLTWYKTTFNTPAGNEPLALDMSSMSKGQIWVNGRSIGRYFPAYIASGNCNKCSYTGFFTEKKCLWNCGGPSQKWYHIPRDWLSPNGNLLIVFEEIGGNPEGISLVKRTVA